AGTACATTTTAACACATCACTGTATAGGTGTTGGGGAACAGGAAGAGATGCGTTTCCCCTCCCGCCTCTGGGTTCGGTGTCGTTCTGCGCTGTCTGGTGCCCTTGAGGCAATGCTCCACATCAAGTTTACCGTTTGTGCTCAGGTCTCTGGTGAATGTCCTGTTGGGGGTTCTTTTCATATTAACTGGCCCCAAAAAACGAGCACTAAACTGATCACAGATCAGTGGGAGCTGGTCGGTACGGCGGCCTTGGCGCTATGTCCAAGCTGAGGCCTGTTTCTTTGTTGTGCAGAACTTCTTCTACTCCCGTAAGAACTTCATGAAGCCCACCCATCAGGAGTTCCCTCACCGCAACTTTGAGGAGGAAGTGGAATTTCTCAGCCAGATTTTCCCAAGTACTTATACCGACACACCTCTAAAGCCAGTACCCAACACCAACAACCCATGTTGTAACCATGTCTCGGCTTATCAGAAGCCAGAATTCTGGTTGGGTTGAACCTCGTCCCCAAGCCAAGAGGTCCAGCtgtgtaaagcctggtttatactttcgcgagtgactgtagcgcgcggctccgcccacctcgcgcgaccctgcgcgagcggtgtaggcgtttatactttcgcgaacgtcgcgagcgtcgctgcagtgttctccgaaacgataggtggcgataggtggcagtggagaataaaaaacccctgcaaaaccggtgaaagaacatttttacctgaccagagaccgtatatatacaccaggcatcaaacataaatatgactttgcaatgttgtccgaaactatatgtggtagtataaagaaacacccctcaaaaaaaagggaatgaacatttacctgacgcattttaatgttgctttgtgtttcaggtttgaaaagtgctggaatttaggctaaagtacattaaaatgttgaaattacgttaatacgagcctcttgtaattccaggacgaaacatgagagaacgtgaagacgttaagattgggcgttttgaaaataaacaaccattaaataatgtgataaaaaagcgaattatttcgattcatttcgagtatatgtataaatatttaacttaattaagtttaacgtgctgggaaatattgaaatggacctttaaagtgacgtacaagtgctttaattccaccttgtaaaggtgtatgaacccggcaaacatgactttgtccatcgcgctgaagcgcggcgcgcgcgcgaaaattcgagaggtgcacgacctcgcgccgcgacagcgcgctaggccctcgcgcacgggcggagccacagcgattacgtcattttcgcggcgcgtcgagtataaaccaggcttaatgtGTGAGAAGTCAGCTCCAGGTAGAGTCCTTGGAGAGCTCGTTTCAATGTGAATTCTAAGGGAAGTATCTCCTTTCTTTCTATCTTCAGATGGAGCGGCCTACTGTATGGGTCGTCTGAACTCTGACTGCTGGTAGGTTTCGGCTTCTGTTTAGCCGCAAAATCATTTAGACCTTAAGATGGTCTAAATGATTTTAAGATGGCGTGACGTGCTGtgcgtgtaaaaaaaaaaaaaataaaaaaaaatttcagttTGGTTTTTCGTGTTGATGTAAATACTTGCGTTTTGATGTGATTGCGTTGTGATCAAATCACTTTTGATGTGATTTgagtttaaatgtttgtttaccAGGTACTTGTTTACTCTGGAGCTGCCAGAGTGCTGGCAGAACAACCAGGCGGACCAGACGCTGGAGATTCTGATGAGCGATCTCGACCCAGCCGTGATGGACCAGTTCTACATGAAAGACGGTGTTTCCGCTAGTGATGTCACTCGTGTGCGTACCTTTTTCGCTTCTTTCGCGCTACGTTTGGTCACGATGGCGCCGGGGCGaccttggtgtgtgtttggaaaaTCCCGGGATTCGTTAAGGATGGGTGCTTCGACGTGGCTAGCGTCCGCACCTCTGCTGTGTTGTACGCTGCTAACGTCGTGTGTTCTCCTGCTCCACAGATGAGTGGAATTCGTGACCTGATTCCAGGTTCTGTGATTGACGCCACAATGTTCAACCCTTGTGGATACTCCATGAATGGAATGAAGAAAATGGATGTATGTACTCCTGTGTGTATTAtttttgtgtgttcattttCTACGTTCCTTTATTACCTGTGTCCAGGACTGCAGAGATAGGATTGGGTCAAAATATGAACCGGTTACAACCATTTAATTTGTAGAAATTGCATTCGTGCAGGGAACTTACTGGACGATTCACATCACCCCTGAGCCAGAGTTCTCTTACGTAAGCTTCGAAACCAACATCTCCCAGGCGTCCTACGATGACCTCATCCAGAAAGTCGTGGACGTCTTCAAGCCAGGGAAGTTTGTGACTACGCTTTTTGTTAATCAGGTACGCTGTCCCTCACAAGCCTCCGTTTGCTCTGACGATGGCGTGCGCCGAGTGCTGACCCAGTGTTCACGTGCCGACTGTTTCCATGGCAGAGCTCCAAGTGTCGCGCCGTGAACGAGGACACACTGCAGAAAGTTGATGGCTACAGGCACCTCGACCGCCAGCTCGCCCACTTCA
The window above is part of the Brachyhypopomus gauderio isolate BG-103 chromosome 9, BGAUD_0.2, whole genome shotgun sequence genome. Proteins encoded here:
- the amd1 gene encoding S-adenosylmethionine decarboxylase proenzyme isoform X1, whose translation is MEENGAHFFEGTEKLLEVWFSRQDETKGTGDLRTIPRFEWDKLLENVHCLIISVTKTDRQEAYILSESSMFVSKRRFILKTCGTTLLLQALVPLLELAREYSGFDAIENFFYSRKNFMKPTHQEFPHRNFEEEVEFLSQIFPNGAAYCMGRLNSDCWYLFTLELPECWQNNQADQTLEILMSDLDPAVMDQFYMKDGVSASDVTRMSGIRDLIPGSVIDATMFNPCGYSMNGMKKMDGTYWTIHITPEPEFSYVSFETNISQASYDDLIQKVVDVFKPGKFVTTLFVNQSSKCRAVNEDTLQKVDGYRHLDRQLAHFNDYNFVFNSYAKKQQQIQQS
- the amd1 gene encoding S-adenosylmethionine decarboxylase proenzyme isoform X2 — encoded protein: MFVSKRRFILKTCGTTLLLQALVPLLELAREYSGFDAIENFFYSRKNFMKPTHQEFPHRNFEEEVEFLSQIFPNGAAYCMGRLNSDCWYLFTLELPECWQNNQADQTLEILMSDLDPAVMDQFYMKDGVSASDVTRMSGIRDLIPGSVIDATMFNPCGYSMNGMKKMDGTYWTIHITPEPEFSYVSFETNISQASYDDLIQKVVDVFKPGKFVTTLFVNQSSKCRAVNEDTLQKVDGYRHLDRQLAHFNDYNFVFNSYAKKQQQIQQS